A genomic stretch from Corynebacterium sp. 21KM1197 includes:
- the gyrA gene encoding DNA gyrase subunit A has product MSDDLFDRVHPIDINEEMQSSYIDYAMSVIVGRALPEVRDGLKPVHRRILYAMFDSGYRPERGYVKSARPVSDTMGQFHPHGDSAIYDTLVRLAQSWNMRYPLVDGQGNFGSRGNDGPAAMRYTECKLTPLAMEMVRDIRENAVDFSPNYDGKTMEPDVLPSRVPNLLMNGSGGIAVGMATNIPPHNLNELAQAIYWLLENPEAGEKEALEACMKYVKGPDFPTAGLIVGDQGIKDAYTTGRGSIRMRGVTSIEEQGSRQTIVITELPYQVNPDNLVSNIAEQVANGKLAGISKIDDETSDRVGLRIVITLKRDAVPRVVLNNLYKHSQLQTNFGANMLSIVDGVPRTLRLDQMLRNYVAHQIDVIVRRTQFRLEKAEERAHILRGLVKALDALDEVIALIRRSATVDIARTGLMDLLDVDEVQADHILAMQLRRLAALERQKIIDELNEVEAEIADLKDILASPARQRSIVHDELAEIVDKHGDERRTQIVAASGDVSEEDLIARENVVVTITSTGYAKRTKVDAYKSQKRGGKGVRGAELKSDDVVRHFFVCSTHDWILFFTNFGRVYRLKAYELPEASRTARGQHVANLLELQPEERIAQVIQIQSYEDAPFLVLATAQGRVKKSRLEDYETNRSGGLIAINLGEGDRLIGAALCGEESDLLLVSEEGQAIRFTADDEQLRPMGRATAGVKGMRFRGEDQLLAMCVVHDGNYLLVATSGGYGKRTAIEEYNSQGRGGLGVVTFKYTPKRGKLIGAITVDDDDEIFAITSAGGVIRTEVAQIRPSSRATMGVRLVNLEKDVELLAIDRNVEGEGEEEATAVATGKVGGPVQQQAAAESSSAPSGVESDSNSGAPTSDSSDGEE; this is encoded by the coding sequence ATCCCATCGACATCAATGAGGAAATGCAGTCGAGCTATATCGACTACGCGATGTCGGTGATCGTGGGACGCGCCCTGCCCGAGGTGCGCGACGGCCTCAAGCCCGTGCACCGCCGTATCCTTTACGCGATGTTTGACTCCGGGTACCGCCCGGAACGCGGCTACGTGAAGTCCGCGCGCCCTGTCTCGGACACGATGGGTCAGTTCCACCCGCACGGCGATAGCGCCATCTATGACACCCTGGTGCGCCTGGCGCAGAGCTGGAACATGCGCTACCCGCTGGTGGATGGCCAGGGTAACTTCGGTTCCCGCGGTAACGACGGCCCCGCCGCCATGCGTTATACGGAGTGCAAGCTCACCCCGCTGGCGATGGAGATGGTGCGTGACATTCGCGAGAATGCCGTGGACTTCTCCCCGAACTACGACGGCAAAACGATGGAACCGGACGTGCTGCCGTCGCGTGTGCCCAACCTGCTGATGAACGGCTCCGGCGGTATCGCCGTGGGCATGGCCACTAACATTCCCCCGCACAACCTCAACGAACTAGCCCAGGCGATCTACTGGCTGCTGGAAAACCCGGAGGCGGGGGAGAAGGAGGCCCTGGAGGCGTGCATGAAGTACGTCAAGGGGCCGGACTTCCCCACCGCGGGGCTCATCGTGGGCGATCAGGGGATCAAGGACGCCTACACCACGGGGCGCGGCTCCATCCGTATGCGCGGCGTGACCAGCATTGAGGAGCAGGGTAGCCGCCAGACTATCGTGATCACGGAGCTGCCGTACCAGGTCAATCCCGATAACCTGGTGTCCAACATCGCGGAGCAGGTGGCCAACGGCAAACTCGCCGGAATCTCCAAGATCGACGATGAAACCTCCGACCGCGTGGGCCTGCGCATCGTGATCACCCTCAAGCGCGACGCCGTGCCGCGCGTGGTGCTCAATAACCTCTACAAGCACTCCCAGTTGCAGACCAACTTCGGCGCCAACATGCTCTCCATCGTGGACGGCGTGCCGCGCACCCTGCGCCTGGATCAGATGCTGCGCAACTACGTGGCGCACCAGATCGATGTCATCGTGCGCCGCACCCAGTTCCGCCTGGAAAAGGCCGAGGAGCGCGCCCACATCCTGCGCGGCCTGGTCAAGGCCCTCGACGCCCTCGACGAGGTCATCGCGCTGATTCGCCGCTCCGCCACCGTGGACATCGCGCGCACCGGCCTGATGGACCTCCTGGACGTGGATGAGGTGCAGGCCGATCACATTCTGGCTATGCAATTGCGCCGCCTAGCGGCCCTGGAGCGCCAGAAGATCATTGATGAATTGAACGAGGTCGAGGCGGAGATCGCGGATCTCAAGGATATTCTGGCCTCCCCCGCGCGCCAGCGCAGCATCGTGCACGACGAGCTGGCGGAGATCGTCGATAAGCATGGCGACGAGCGCCGCACGCAGATCGTGGCCGCCTCCGGCGATGTGTCCGAGGAGGACCTCATCGCCAGGGAAAACGTGGTGGTGACCATCACCTCCACCGGCTACGCCAAGCGCACCAAGGTGGACGCTTATAAGTCCCAAAAGCGCGGCGGCAAGGGAGTGCGCGGCGCGGAGCTGAAGTCCGACGACGTGGTGCGCCACTTCTTTGTGTGCTCCACGCACGACTGGATACTCTTCTTCACCAACTTCGGCCGCGTGTACCGCCTCAAGGCCTACGAGCTGCCCGAGGCCTCCCGCACCGCGCGCGGGCAGCATGTGGCGAACCTGCTGGAACTCCAGCCGGAGGAGCGCATCGCCCAGGTGATCCAGATTCAGTCCTACGAGGACGCGCCCTTCCTGGTGCTTGCCACCGCGCAGGGCCGCGTGAAGAAGTCCCGCCTGGAGGACTATGAGACAAACCGCTCCGGCGGGCTCATCGCGATCAACCTCGGGGAGGGCGACCGCCTCATCGGCGCGGCCCTCTGCGGGGAGGAAAGCGACCTGCTGCTCGTCTCCGAGGAGGGTCAGGCGATCCGCTTTACCGCCGACGACGAGCAACTGCGACCGATGGGCCGCGCCACCGCCGGTGTGAAGGGAATGCGCTTCCGAGGCGAGGACCAACTGCTGGCGATGTGCGTGGTGCACGACGGCAACTACCTGCTGGTGGCCACCTCCGGTGGCTACGGCAAGCGCACCGCCATCGAGGAATACAACTCTCAGGGTCGCGGCGGCCTGGGCGTGGTGACCTTCAAGTACACCCCCAAGCGCGGCAAACTCATCGGAGCCATCACCGTGGACGATGACGACGAGATCTTTGCCATCACCTCCGCGGGCGGCGTGATCCGCACCGAGGTGGCGCAGATCCGTCCCTCCTCCCGAGCCACCATGGGCGTGCGCCTGGTGAATCTGGAAAAGGACGTGGAACTGCTGGCCATTGACCGCAACGTGGAAGGCGAGGGCGAGGAAGAGGCCACCGCCGTGGCCACCGGCAAGGTGGGCGGCCCCGTGCAGCAGCAGGCCGCCGCCGAATCCTCTAGCGCGCCGAGCGGGGTAGAATCTGATTCCAACTCCGGCGCTCCTACCTCCGATAGCTCCGACGGCGAAGAGTAG
- a CDS encoding DUF3566 domain-containing protein, translating to MAYREVVVSRIPPMAAFRVALALSLVGLVAWILCVVLLYIGLNAAGVWDSLNSVIGGIGGDGIISFGVVISVAALVGALGAILTTLLAPLCAVIYNSVVDLFGGLAVEVEDIR from the coding sequence ATGGCATACAGAGAAGTAGTGGTATCGCGCATACCCCCCATGGCGGCCTTTCGCGTGGCCCTGGCGCTCTCCCTCGTGGGGCTCGTGGCGTGGATCCTGTGCGTGGTGCTCCTTTACATCGGGCTCAACGCCGCCGGGGTATGGGACAGCCTCAACTCTGTGATCGGCGGAATCGGTGGCGATGGGATCATCAGCTTTGGGGTGGTGATCAGCGTGGCCGCGCTGGTGGGCGCCCTGGGTGCCATCCTCACCACGCTCCTCGCGCCGCTGTGCGCGGTGATCTATAACTCCGTGGTGGACCTCTTTGGTGGGCTCGCCGTGGAGGTGGAGGATATTCGCTAG